gaaagtgtggagtccaggatgatgcccaggttgtgtgtgtggtcagtGGGGGCGTTTCCTAGAGCGGCTGaccaccaggattcgtcccaggcggagggggtggagcagagTACAAggatctgtcttgtccgagttgaaccTGAGGCAGCAGGAAGGACTGCACTCataccattgtggaaatttctcttggctgttgatgggtcaggAAGAGTATCAGTTGGGTATCGTTGGAataggagacgatgtttagtccgtgctgtctgacgattttggcgagcgggccatgtagatgttgaagagggtcaggcttagtgaggatccctgggatACTCCGCAGCAGGTTTCATTGGGTGCTGAAGTATatggtgggagtctgacactctgggttcttctggttagGAAGGAACAAATCCATTCCAGTTATTTTTCCACAGATGCCGGCATCGTAGATATTGGTGTAaagagtggagtgggagactgcACTGAACACGGTggataggttgaggaggatgagggcggccgtgtcactgtggtccagtatggcacgggtgtcgtcagtggctgcgaggagggctgtctcagtgctgtggttgctcctgaaaccagactgtgaggggtctaggatgtggtTTGACTCGAGGAACTCCGTCAGTTGCATGTTGATATCCTTTTCTGTTATCTTGGCTGAGAAgggtagcagagagatgggtctgtagtttttcatctcccTTGGGTCGGCAGAGGGTCTCTTTAGGAGCGgattgatctctgcatgtttccagttggatgggaaggtggtggttttgtTGGAACAGTTGATCAGCAGAGCTCTGGTGTGATGGTGGCGCTGGCCAGATTCAAGATGTGATTATGGGCACGGTTCCGAGGGTGCCCCTGaagggatggagttcatgagtttccgGGTGTCTTGTGTAGCGATAGGGGTCCAGTGGTTCAGGATCTGTGGGgtctgtggtgatgctggtgggtgtGGGGGCAGGTGTTTTGTTTCTTGAATCCTTCGTACATGTCCTGGATTTTCTGGAGGAAAAAGGTAGCAAGGTTGTCTCAgaagtcttgggggggggggggagtgttttTTGGATTGGCTTGGTGGCAGGATGAGTATCTTCCAGGGTTGAGGGCATGCAGAGCGCTAGCATTGTACCGGTGGGTGGCGCAGGAAGCAGGGTCTGTGGTGCTGGACACAGTCACAGCCACGCAGCAGCCGCCAGTAAGAAGGGGTTGAGGTGGGAGGGTCGATCAGCAGGGAGGGCGGGAAAGCACTTCATAGGGAGGGGGGCGggtccgcaggggcagcagcggcagagcGGGGGGTGCAAAAGAgtggaaaaaggggaaaaaagagacAAGAAGAGAAAAAATATGACAAAAGGCAAAGAGAGACACACAGATAGGTACTGATGGCCactagggatgtggcacaggtgagTGCTTGCAGGTCAAGTTGGGCATCGAACTGAGAGTCGGGCAGGCTCTCATTcgaaccagcagcagcaacaggtggagctgcgctgAGGGGGGCAAACAGACGCTGACCTCAGAGAAATAAAGTGCTTAGGAGGTTTAGACTTTGAGAGAATAAGGAGGAATCAGCTTGTCATGTTACCTTTTGTGTTAACCTAATAATTTTCTTACATCCCAGAGATCATTGTTGCTTCTAATTTACATGAGAAGCATCCTCCCGCTGTGCTACAATTTTCTCCATGAAAATCCCACTTTAAATATTACTAGTGAATGATAtttcagggtaaaaaaaaacaaaaaaaacgtttcTTTGTATGTATGCTTGTGTAAGATCTGTACAACCTGTGAAAAAGGTTTGCCGGCTACGCTCTTATATTTTAACTAAAGAAGTAATCATTGTGACATCAGCCTGTGATAAACTAAGagagaactgttgtactgtgctgaCTTGCCATTAATTGTGATATAAATGTTTTGAGGAAGTTTTTTTTCCACAGGGGTACTCACTTATTCCTTCTTCCTTAATTGTTACCTTTCCGTACCCTTTTCAgctctctgagtgtgtgtttgcataGGTCTTTGTGTGATCCTATACAGTCTCTTGATAAGCCAAGTGACAGCTGTACCATTTGAAGGTGAGTTTCCAAGTTCCTTTAGTAGAGATTGTTTGTGCGGTGCTTAAGGGAGAAAGTTGTATTAAGTCTGACTCCttttatgatgttttttttttttttaaatgttccattttggatccATCTGTTACTGCCGTTTTTCACCATCTCTCTGGACCTAGGTCTTAGTATAATTCCACTTTACTGTTGTAAATTAATTTGTGGATTTCTTGTGAAGTGGCCCCATCATTCCAAGAAAAGATCCATGCttactttttttttctatttctctttTACCCTACTTGTAGAAGCACCTCCTCTGAATCCTGCAGTACAGCCTCTTGCCTGGATGCTGGGCAGTTGGGTGGCGGAGCCACCAGGGAATGGCACCTTCCCTACCATTTGCCCCTTCCGCTACCTGGAAGAGGTGCAGATCTCTCATGTGGGTCAGCCAGTACTCAACTTCACGTAAGTAAGAAAGCTTTGCTCCACTCTTAAAAATTATGGTTATACGAAAAGTTcataatgtgggggggggggggggcactagtcCTGTGCTGTTTCGTCGGAGCATAATATGTGGTAAATGTAGATATCTGTCTGCCATTGTTCCGGTTGATACAATCTCCAAATAACATTCAGTCCTGCTTATGTCTACTTGAATTTGGGGATTTTCAGGATTTATTTGCCTTTGTATCTAGATTAGGTCTGTATAGTCATGGTGGATGGGGTTTCTTTTTGAGAGGGGAGTTTTTTTGTTTCAATGATAATGTTCTGAATTTTTATCTCCCACACAGCTTCAATGCCTTCCATCCAGACTCGAGAAAGCCACTGCACCGGGAATGCGGGTTCATTCGCCTGCAGCCAGACACAAACAGAGTGGCCTTCATCAGTGCTCAGAACACAGGTGCGAACTATTAACATGCAGTACAAATTATTTTCTGTTGAGTATACATGTATACAGGCATTGTGAGGGCTATGGACTCGGTGGAGAACATTTATTAGTGGCCTGTCATAATTAAAAGCCGTAAAAGACTGCTTTTTGAGCGCTAGTGTTAAAAGAGTAATTCCTAAAGCCAAATGTCGCCTTTGTGGAAATAAATATTCACCCCTTTCACTGGCTTCTCACACATAAAGACTTTGATTTTGAGTAAGAATGTCTGTATGATACATTGTTAACCAACACCTTTTTTTGTCTGTGGCAGTACAGAGCACATGAATGTTGCTACAGTATTTTCCAACACAATCCGAGAATATAGATTCAAAACTAAAAGTTAATTAGCAGTAATAGGTAAAATGGACTCAACTCAATTTTAGGGCTGTGAATGCTTAGGGTGCTTTTTAGTGTGTTGAGACAAAGAGGCTTAATAGCTGAGTGGAATGCATGGTAAGTAGATGAGGAGGTTTACTAGGTGTTCATGGGCCGAGTACAAGCTTTCAGATCAATTATAATCCCGATTGTCTGTCGAAAGTGAGGTGCCTCAATGTAGCCTAGTCGACATCCAAACTGTTACCTGTTGTCCTGATCCAAAGATTACTTTAATCTTCTAGTCAGAATGTACACCATGCACACAACAAAACTGAGAACTTGTTTAGTCAAAGGAAATGGACTTTGTACTTGTAGCACCATAACTCAAGAAAGCTTGCTTAAACTGTTTTATGACATTTAACAGAGAATGCGGTACCCACACCACATACCTGAATCATCCTTTCATGACCTCCTTGTGTCCTTGGCCCCAACATCAATGTTTCTACAACACAGCAGGATCAATGGCAGTGTCACCCCTTTTAGGCTTATGGGCGCAGGGCCCATAATAGGCTGGACATATCTTATCCTGGAGGAGGATGAATCTTTTGGTATGCCGCACAGTCAGTTGCTCCTATTACATGTCCCTCAATAGCAGCTCAAAAGCGTGCTTTGATTTCTGGTTTGCATTACTTAAGGGCTGGGAATTGTAGAACACCATTGGACACCCCCCTAAATTCCCCTTCGACTCTGGAAGGTACCACAGTGTGCTTGATTTATGAATAGAAGTAAATGGCATCAATTAATTGATATGCGGAATGATCTTAGAATAGAAATTAGCCGTAACCCTCTGATCGTAACATAAAGATTAATGTCATGGGGCGACAGGGATGGTCAAATATTCTTGGTACagtttttcatatttttaataatAGGTAATGTGTCAAGTAgtagacactgggggtcattacaaacctggcggacggtgttaaagcggcggtaagatcgccaacaggctggcagtctttttttttagtattatgaccatggcggttaccgccatggtcatccgccgcttctccgttccgcctgccagggcggagacaaccgctgggctggagacctgggtctccagcccggcggccgtcacaataccgctgccggtaatTCATGTAatcccatggcggtaagcactatcagtgccagggaattccttccctggcactgatgggggtctccccaccccgactccctccccctacaccccccaccacccctgccaccccccccacaggtggcagggccccccctccccaccccgacccccgacattaccttacacatacacacccgacacgcacgcaggcaccaccaacacacatacacgcacgcacaccgacatacatgccaacatccacacacagtcagacacgcacacccacattcaaacatacatgcacacatccgtacagtcatacctacagacatacacgcactcacacaccccccttacatacacagacgcacacccccatgcacccacacaacacatacccccctcccctaacggacgatcgacttacctgttctgtcgatccgccgggaggggacgggagccatgggggcagctccgccgacaccacaccgccaacagaacaccgccgcgcagaatcacaggacgtgattagctgggcggtgttctgttggcgtggcggtggaggtggagcaacctccacttccccgccagtatggctgttggcggctctccgtctgaaaaacgacggagggcagccaacggtcataatacgccgagcggcaaaccgccactactcgcggtcttccgcacggcggtcccttggcggtcttgttaaaagaccgcagaggttgtaatgacccccactgtttaTTAGAAATCAACTTCCAAATTAAAATACTTCTATTTTACTCTTACTTgagttaatataaatatatatatatatatataaaacaattttattatttttttttttactaaggatAATGATTGCCGCACATTAATTTGATTGCACAAAGAGATTGCGGAgagtatgtttttttctttatcaaATCCTGCACTATTGAGAATAATAAAACATTGCAAGCCTCTCATAATAATTGGTATGATGAAGAAGGAAGGAGGTACTTTcaaaagctttaaaaaataattCAAGAAATTAAATTATATGTTGGCTGAGAAAGCACAAAGACCtcctaaaaacaagaaaaatgactTGGCTATTAATCTGTGGGGTTAACTATTGGAAGCTTATAACAAAAACAATTGTGGAGCTTGCTGGAATataattactccagtattggaactttcttagattcacatgcttgaatcattcccgtcgtcgagatgggagtccccggtaccttttATCAAGTATTACTAACATAGGGTTAAAccgaaaggccctaggcctctcagTTTAGCATTCTATTAGTCAATTTGAGAAAAAAAGAACTAAATTTAAGAGGCCACCAATCAGGCAACACTATCCTTTAAACCTTCCTGAAAGaatctccagtccctcagattttctaccgcacatccTGCTGGGCAGTCTCCACGGATCTCTGCTCTGCTTTTCACAGTTTTTTGGATATCCAAAGAATTTAATTCTTTTCAACTGATTTCTACTTGTACCTCACAAGGCCTTTACCGTGTCTGACAAAGAAAGTAAGGGTTTATTCAGGTCCTGTAAAACCACTGATAAGAAAAGGTtgcattctgaagaccctcaccagaacTGTATATACGGCCTTAATCCGCACTATTCGGCAAAGGATTTTAAGGTTTGTCGCACCTTTTCCTCCAAAACCTTGaaagacagggaaggcagattGTTGAGatggctgcaaaaacttaaatGAAGGGATAATCGAGTCTCTGACTCTGAGAGTGACGACTCTTCTACCTCTTCCAGAAGATCACAAAAAAAGAGCGAGTCAAGGTCCTCCTCAGAGCAGCCAAGAAAGGCCTACAAAAAGACCACCCCAGGATCTTACAAAGGCTACACCCGTTCTTCACCTCCTCATAAACTCTCTTTAAAAATTGAAAGAGGACATACTAGCAGCGCAGAAGGGGCTCGAAAGTCATCATCTGTGACTCCTTCTCCTCCTATTAAGTTGTCTCACACCTTTAAGAAgccttcctctgctcctccagGCGACAGACCATCTATAAGATCCCCACCGCCGATGACAACCATGTCGACCACGTTACCAACAAGGGCTGTTCGTCGATCCCAGCGACGGCCTACCAACGTCGACGAGTTATCCACCGTTTACGAGGACATCGTCATCTACATCTTCTTCGATGAAGACGTATACTACGACTTCATCCACAACAGTAACCTTAGTGTCTTCATTGCCGTCACCTTCAACGACGACCTCGTCAATGGTGGCCTCATCTACGAAGCAGTCAACGGTTAAAATAGCATTGAAATCATCCACAATGAAGACAACATTGACGAGTGCACCTGTTACACCGTTGACAAGCTCGTCAGCGAGCAAAAAAGTGCATAGAAGAGAGGAAACTCCAAGAATTACCCCAGAGCATACTTCTCCAAGCAAGTTAACCCCTTTTATACCAACCCATCTACTTGAGGGTGACGACAAATCTGATgatgagggtccatttggaacAGCGCAGTCCCTCTCAATTAAATGGAAAGTGCCAAGATTATGATGATGACTACAGTGAAGCATATGATCCACAGTATTATGCACCACAGGGACAACCATATCAAGAGGTATTCTATGTGCCGAATTCATTAATAACGGAATTGCAGCCATGCTGGCTGACTATAGAAAGCGGTTTCAACCCACAAAGGAAGTACCATCTCAGTGACTATCACCAGCTCCTCACGTGCCCACCCCGCGTTGGAGGCCTACGACTTAACCATTTGCTAAGATCTTCACACCTGATATGACCCTTCCACAGGACATGGACATATCTGAAGGAGAACAAGAGGAAGGTGAGCTCCTAGACAACCAATCGGAATGGGATGAATATATCATTCCAGCTCCACCTTCTCCTTCACCTTCAAAGGTAGGTTCACCTCTAGAGGACATTGGAGGATTCCATACTTTTATGGAAAGGGCCGCCAAACGATTTGCACTTCCCATGCCATCCAAGCCAATGGATTGCTTTCTGTATGACTTCAAGGAGTCATTCCAAAAATCAGTACGCTCTGTGCCAATAGTAAATTACATATGGGAAGAAGGTTTAAAGGCCATGCAAAACCCAGCGACGGTCACAGCTGTGCTGCCACGtctagacaaaaaatataaagcacctgagGATGCCCCGACGTATGTAACTGGTCACCCTCATCCAGACTTGGTGGTAACACAAGCAGCCCTGACGAGGTCAAAAATCTCTCCATACCAATATCTGTGACTCCGCATAAGGAAGGAAGACGGTTAGACAATATCGCAAAAAATTCTCTTAAATGTCCATAACAGTAAGAGCTGCTAACTCCCTTGTCGTTCTAGCAAGATACGACAGACAATTATGGGTTGACATTGCCTTGTATATCAAACAACTGCCGGAGGACACTAAACCCGAAGCTGAAAAGATATTGCAAGAAGGGGAACGTACATCAGCAGAAGTTATTGACTGTGCGATGGACATAACCACCACTGCATTTCGTCAACTTGCCGGGGCTGCTGTTCTCAGGAAACAAGGTTGGCTGGAGGCCACATCATTTCGCCTGCAGGTACAAAATAAGATACTAGACCTTCCGTTACATGGGCAAGCGCTCTTTGGAAAGTATGTTGATGAAGCACTTCAGTCAATAAAATCAGACACCGAGACAGCTACATTTTTAGGAATGCTGCAGTTTCTGAAGTCTTCCTTTCATGGCATGAGAGGAAGTGGGATGCCTTCAACAGTAGAGATATCTATCGTACACATCCACCTCTCAACAATTTCCCCAGCAATATTCCCAAAGGCAACCTCCACAAGCAGCTTATAATAGAGCTACCTCAAGAGGGCGACCAGCCTGTCAAGCAAAAGACTCAGCTCGCAGATTATGATCTATCCCAGGCTCTGGCTACCCCCAAAATTGCGCCTTCCAAACTAAGGGAAAATCTTCCTGTCTCTCCAGCAATGGCAATCCATACCATCGGACCAATGGGTCTTAAAGCTGGTGAACTTAGGACACATGCTGGAGTTTGTCTAAATACCTCCTCGCAATCATCCTTGCAAGTCCTCTCCAAAGTATCTACCCCAACTCAACCTGGAGATCACAAAATGCTTCTCAAGGGCGCAATAGAACAGGTGCCACCTTTGTAGTGAGGGAGAGGATTTTACTCCAGATTCTTCCTCATTCACAAGAAATGGAAAGACTGCGACCAATCTTTGATCTGAGAAAGTTAAACACCTATCTGAAAAAGCAATCTTTCTGCATGATAACTGTCCAGGACGTCCTCCTCCGGTTGAACCATGGAGACGATCTGTCTTCCCTAgacctgaaggatgcatatttccacatcctaaTCCATTTAGCCCACAGACAGTACCTAAAATTCatggtagctggcagccatttcctGTTTCGAGTCCTTCTATTCGGCCTACTATCAGCCTCCAGCatattcacaaagtgtctagcaccTGTATCAGCTTTCCTGAGGAGACGAAAGAAccaagtattcccatacttagacaatTGACTGATAAAACCAAACATCTTCTCAGCAGCATGCAAGTCAACAAAAAAGTGCATTGCCTTACTCACCAGCTTAGGTCTAACCATAAATTGGGAGAAGTCCAAATCTCCACCATAACGTATGATCACTTTTCTAGGAGCAAAAAACACGCAATCCAGCATAGCCTGCCCCACTATGAAACAACAGCAAAGACTACTATCTCTCGTaaagtcagttaaaaaaaaaaatcgatttCAGCAACGACATCAAGATCATTCCGGCCATGGTCCGAGCTCTgcagtggtggtctcaaaagcatcatctttcTTTTGGCCTCTCATTCCAGCATTGGCCCTGTCCATAGGTTATCACTGCAGACGCCTCATTAAATGGTTGGGAAGTGTTTTTGCAGTACCTAAAAATCAGTGGCAAATTGCCACCACTGCGTCAAACACTGCACATCAATCTAGTAGAACTAAAAGCAGTTCACCTGGCCTTGCAGGCGTTCCTTTAAAAAATAGCCAATTCAGAGGTgctaataagaacagacaataccactacAATGCACACCCTCAACAAACAAAGAGGTACACGATCCCTTCCCCTCTCCAAGGAAGCACACGAGATTTGGGACTGGGCCATACAGCATGGAGTACTACTACGAGCAATACATGTCCCAGGGCATCAGAACAAGGTAGCAAACTCTCTGCAGACTAAAATTAGTCTGGCACAAATGGGAATTGGATCATTCCATGGTCAACCACATATTCTCTCAGTGGGAGACACCCAACCTCGACCTTTTTGCCAGCCTGTCAAACACCAGATACCGATActatgcaagttggcatcaccagagGTGATCAAGGGGGAATGTGTTTTCCATAGTATGGTGCGGAatctttgcttatgcttttccacccattcctttGGTCTCAATGTTCCTAACTAAGATGAGGGAACCCTGCACACTGATATTAGTAGCCCCAAACTAGCTTCAACAGCATTGGTTTGCAGAGCTTCTCCTGTTCTCAGTGAAACCTCACATCCCACTGAAAATATCTCTTCATCTGCCAACAATGAATAACATACAAGTCTTGCACCTGAATCCTCAAACAATGcaattatcagcatggctcctgagcaccaTGAGTTTGCACATCTAGAAATCCAGCAGAAGTGCAGGAATATACTGTCCAGGGCCTGAGCGATTTAGCACCAATAAAACTTATTCATGGAAGTGGAAAAG
The Pleurodeles waltl isolate 20211129_DDA chromosome 11, aPleWal1.hap1.20221129, whole genome shotgun sequence genome window above contains:
- the THAP4 gene encoding peroxynitrite isomerase THAP4 isoform X2, which gives rise to MASGIESPEAPPLNPAVQPLAWMLGSWVAEPPGNGTFPTICPFRYLEEVQISHVGQPVLNFTFNAFHPDSRKPLHRECGFIRLQPDTNRVAFISAQNTGIVEVEEGELNGQELTIASHSIARMSFAKEPHVEQITRKFCLNAEGKLEQTVSMATSTQPLTQHLHITYRKVDP